One part of the Sphingobacterium sp. LZ7M1 genome encodes these proteins:
- a CDS encoding dihydrodipicolinate synthase family protein has product MLTNKIEGLIAAPFTAFDPNGELNLDLIPAYYQSLKKNNVKGAFICGSTGEGVSLTFDEKVQVLKAWTALTKADPDFALIMFLGGTNVKECKQLAVISEQEGADAISFTSPYYFKPANVQQLAKCCQEIAAAAPNTAFYYYHIPVLTGGNYNMIDLLEAVDNMIPTFKGIKYTHEDFMDFLSCLNHKNGKYDMLWGRDENMLSSLVLGTKGAVGSTYNYAAPLYNDLIAAYDQGNFEEANKLQQKSIDMIRLLGKYGGIATGKAYMKLVDLDCGEFRLPIANMSKENFELFKADVAALGFDSFKSIN; this is encoded by the coding sequence ATGCTAACAAACAAAATTGAAGGATTAATTGCCGCTCCATTTACGGCATTTGATCCAAACGGTGAACTGAACCTAGACCTGATTCCTGCTTATTATCAGTCGCTTAAAAAGAATAATGTGAAAGGAGCTTTTATCTGTGGCTCGACTGGTGAAGGGGTATCCTTGACCTTTGATGAAAAAGTGCAAGTATTGAAGGCCTGGACAGCATTGACAAAAGCCGATCCAGATTTCGCCCTGATTATGTTTTTAGGCGGTACGAATGTCAAGGAATGTAAGCAATTGGCAGTGATCTCTGAGCAAGAAGGAGCAGATGCCATTTCCTTTACTTCCCCTTATTATTTCAAACCTGCAAATGTGCAGCAATTGGCGAAATGCTGTCAGGAAATAGCTGCCGCTGCACCAAATACCGCATTTTATTATTACCATATTCCAGTGCTTACCGGTGGAAACTACAATATGATCGATCTATTGGAAGCTGTGGATAATATGATTCCAACCTTCAAAGGCATCAAATATACGCATGAAGATTTTATGGATTTCTTGTCTTGTTTAAATCATAAAAATGGAAAGTACGATATGCTTTGGGGGCGTGATGAAAACATGTTGTCCTCTTTGGTATTAGGAACAAAAGGTGCGGTAGGAAGTACCTACAATTATGCGGCTCCATTATACAATGATCTGATAGCGGCATATGACCAAGGTAATTTTGAGGAAGCCAATAAATTGCAGCAGAAATCCATTGATATGATCCGTCTGTTAGGTAAATATGGTGGTATTGCAACAGGAAAGGCTTACATGAAATTAGTGGACCTGGATTGTGGAGAATTCCGTTTACCGATAGCCAATATGTCAAAAGAGAATTTTGAGTTGTTCAAAGCTGATGTTGCGGCATTGGGCTTTGATTCCTTTAAGTCAATTAATTAA
- the hemH gene encoding ferrochelatase, producing MSKKAKKGVLLVQLGTPNSPTTGEVKKYLTEFLMDPRVMDIPFVSRTLLVKGIIVPKRASKSAHTYSTIWSEETGSPLMYYSELQQQMLQQELGDEYHVELAMRYQEPSIPNALKNLESMFLDSIIVIPLFPQYASATTGSVIDRVMELMRSWQYFPKVSFVSSYCDNPLMVDVIAEHAHKHDLSEYDHFLFSYHGLPVRQLGKVDPKGELKCPDFGCDSCKKELNSFCYLSQCYATTRAIVEKLNIPEEKYTVCFQSRLGKTPWIQPYTSDTLHNLAKEGKKKLLVFSPAFVADCIETLDEIQVEYANEFKEMGGEEVHMVESLNGNPKWIEALKRMVLENGN from the coding sequence ATGAGTAAAAAAGCTAAAAAGGGTGTATTGTTGGTCCAGTTGGGTACCCCTAATTCACCGACTACCGGTGAAGTAAAGAAATACCTAACAGAGTTTTTAATGGATCCACGCGTGATGGATATTCCTTTTGTTTCAAGAACCTTGTTGGTCAAGGGAATTATTGTTCCTAAAAGAGCTTCAAAATCTGCTCATACCTATTCTACCATCTGGAGTGAGGAAACCGGATCCCCTTTAATGTACTACAGTGAATTGCAACAGCAGATGCTGCAGCAGGAACTCGGTGATGAATATCATGTGGAATTGGCCATGCGTTATCAGGAACCTTCGATTCCTAATGCACTGAAGAATCTGGAAAGTATGTTCTTGGATTCCATTATTGTCATCCCGCTTTTCCCACAATATGCATCGGCTACGACCGGTTCGGTCATCGACCGTGTCATGGAATTGATGCGCAGTTGGCAATACTTTCCGAAGGTAAGTTTCGTTAGTAGTTATTGCGACAATCCATTAATGGTAGACGTTATCGCAGAACATGCGCATAAACATGACTTGAGCGAATATGATCATTTCCTGTTCAGTTACCATGGACTGCCAGTTCGACAGTTAGGAAAAGTGGATCCTAAGGGCGAATTGAAGTGTCCTGATTTTGGGTGCGATTCTTGCAAGAAAGAATTGAACTCCTTTTGCTATTTGTCGCAATGTTATGCAACCACGCGTGCAATCGTAGAAAAGTTGAATATACCTGAGGAGAAATATACGGTTTGTTTTCAGTCACGACTAGGGAAGACCCCTTGGATTCAACCATATACTTCAGATACACTGCATAATTTGGCAAAAGAAGGGAAGAAAAAACTCTTGGTGTTCAGTCCGGCATTTGTTGCCGATTGTATTGAAACGTTGGATGAGATACAGGTTGAATACGCCAATGAGTTTAAAGAAATGGGCGGAGAAGAGGTCCACATGGTGGAGAGCCTGAACGGCAATCCGAAGTGGATCGAAGCCTTGAAACGAATGGTGTTGGAAAACGGAAATTAA
- a CDS encoding metallophosphoesterase: MLKLNAVILFLLDFYIFFALRATNIRFIKTRWFTILWWGYSLSLLVGLFISFQYNIPLSIRSIILVAFFLTAVSKFVYAIVLIVDDLRRGGIWVGRLFSRGKGKDLEERIETLEEPLPEVPKKGISRSDFLLKSGIIVAALPMVPLAWGVISTAYDYRVRRQKLVLPNLPKEFHGMTIGQISDVHSGSFYNKKAVMGGVELLLAQKPDAIFFTGDLVNNVASEMRDYQDIFAHVKADLGVYSTLGNHDYGDYYFGPGDSPAKRKNLQDLIETHKVMGWDLLMDENRTLKIGNEEISIVGVQNWGTGRFPKKGNLPKALLGTEDKAVKLLLSHDPSHWRAQVLETDVDVMFAGHTHGMQFGVRGENFQWSPAKYIYKEWAGLYRQGASQLYVNTGYGFLGYPGRVGIAPEITIFELVKG; this comes from the coding sequence ATGTTAAAATTAAATGCAGTAATATTATTCTTATTAGACTTCTACATATTTTTTGCGCTAAGGGCAACGAATATTAGATTTATCAAGACAAGGTGGTTTACCATCCTATGGTGGGGCTATTCACTGTCTTTGCTGGTAGGATTATTTATTTCATTTCAATATAACATTCCGCTTTCTATCCGTTCCATAATATTAGTAGCCTTTTTCCTGACTGCCGTCAGCAAGTTTGTCTACGCTATCGTCTTGATCGTCGATGATTTACGAAGAGGGGGGATTTGGGTCGGACGTCTATTCTCTAGGGGCAAAGGCAAGGATCTGGAAGAAAGGATTGAGACTTTAGAAGAGCCATTACCGGAGGTGCCCAAAAAAGGGATATCCCGTTCAGATTTCCTGTTAAAATCAGGGATCATCGTGGCTGCCCTTCCCATGGTTCCTTTGGCTTGGGGCGTTATTTCCACTGCTTATGATTACCGGGTTAGACGCCAGAAATTGGTGCTACCGAACTTACCGAAGGAATTCCATGGAATGACGATCGGACAGATATCGGATGTACACTCGGGTTCTTTCTATAATAAAAAAGCCGTTATGGGCGGCGTTGAGCTTTTATTGGCACAAAAACCAGATGCCATCTTCTTTACAGGCGATCTGGTGAACAATGTAGCCTCTGAAATGCGTGATTACCAAGATATCTTTGCACATGTCAAAGCGGACCTCGGGGTTTATTCCACCTTAGGAAACCATGATTATGGCGATTATTACTTTGGTCCCGGTGATTCGCCAGCTAAACGTAAAAACCTGCAAGATCTGATCGAAACCCATAAAGTGATGGGTTGGGATCTTTTGATGGATGAGAACCGTACCTTGAAAATAGGTAACGAAGAGATCTCCATCGTCGGTGTGCAGAACTGGGGTACAGGTCGATTCCCCAAAAAAGGAAATCTTCCGAAAGCCTTGTTAGGTACAGAAGATAAGGCAGTTAAATTATTATTGTCGCATGACCCATCTCATTGGCGTGCACAGGTATTGGAAACCGATGTGGACGTTATGTTTGCAGGCCATACCCATGGAATGCAATTTGGGGTCCGCGGTGAAAACTTCCAATGGAGTCCAGCAAAATATATCTATAAAGAATGGGCGGGTCTCTATAGACAAGGAGCCTCTCAACTTTATGTCAATACAGGATATGGTTTCTTGGGTTACCCAGGGCGTGTCGGTATTGCGCCTGAAATCACCATTTTTGAACTGGTTAAAGGTTAA
- a CDS encoding FadR/GntR family transcriptional regulator, translated as MDQQNPSMEKLGSIDTSSLVDKAEVRIIQFIQDNKLNVGDVLPKELDLADSLGVSRTVVREALLRLKTIGLIESIKHKGAVLRNPDVLGSLRKVFHPSILDNETLKDMFEMRLALEVGMADFIVNNITDEDIVELEKIANEIVSGDTANPWHVEDEIRFHGKLYKISKNKILLELQEMLFPIFQYVHQSGLLEKDIMKGDFISHKELVQVLKLRDAEAYRDAIRKHLNNHFARILG; from the coding sequence ATGGATCAGCAGAACCCTTCAATGGAAAAATTAGGCAGTATTGACACCTCAAGCCTCGTCGATAAAGCGGAAGTAAGGATTATTCAATTTATTCAGGACAATAAGTTGAACGTGGGCGATGTATTGCCTAAGGAATTAGATTTGGCGGATAGCCTAGGTGTGAGCAGGACAGTTGTTAGGGAGGCCCTATTAAGGCTTAAGACCATTGGTTTGATCGAATCCATCAAGCATAAAGGTGCCGTACTTAGAAATCCCGATGTCTTGGGTTCATTGAGAAAGGTATTCCACCCTTCTATCTTAGATAATGAAACCTTGAAGGATATGTTTGAAATGAGATTGGCCCTAGAAGTAGGTATGGCTGATTTTATTGTCAATAATATCACCGATGAGGATATTGTTGAACTGGAAAAGATAGCGAACGAAATAGTTTCCGGTGATACCGCTAATCCTTGGCATGTAGAGGATGAGATCCGTTTTCACGGGAAGCTGTACAAGATATCTAAAAACAAGATCTTATTGGAATTGCAGGAAATGCTATTTCCTATTTTTCAGTATGTACATCAAAGCGGCTTATTGGAAAAAGACATCATGAAGGGAGATTTTATCTCGCACAAAGAATTGGTCCAAGTATTGAAATTAAGGGATGCTGAAGCCTATCGAGATGCTATCAGAAAACACCTAAACAACCATTTTGCAAGGATTCTAGGTTAA
- a CDS encoding SusC/RagA family TonB-linked outer membrane protein: MKNLYDQSLRRVLLLAFLCCLNLAAFSQTALNGTVTDPEGNPLVGVTVSNQTQGHVTKTDEQGEFSVQAKVSDVIAFSSIGYQSHKLTLANLGSVRISLNPTGEDLEEVVVLGYGSIKKSNLTGSVSRLDKRVLETGVRSNPASALAGTIPGLRVQQTSGRPGSVPNIVLRGGTTYGGGGSPLVIVDGLIRSGFSDINQDDIESIDVLKDASATAIYGARASNGVVLITTKRGKDGVSNISLKSKIGVNSLNIPFEFLDAKDYLYWSRKGVQTSGMYQPNQLNQLTSVGPFGTGNKYKDDQGNILDGNKVSNAVWSTMFLDDSNRELLGQGYQTMIDPVTGKELIYKDFDYTDYALRKNALTQDYNLAVQGGNDKSKYYASLGKYYEQGVPIGTNYDRLTFILNGDYKIKPWITSNSGLNFANTKWRDAINGEGNYMTRALGAPPTMRGFNANGDLLVGRDWQDGNPAVNNDRFIRNNQNQKFTMSQAFVIDLYEGLSLRTSGNWFINQTNNESFNRDYLASPGNWVRTRNSSASYDKILNQTYNAVLNYKNTFGEKHNFDAMAGWEFFDSYNTGFSASGSGAPSDDFMDLGLTSTEANRRGIDSYHVRNRITSFFGRLNYDYDQRYLMTLTLRRDGYSNLLNNRWGTFPGVSLGWNLHNEDFFANIMGTDQVVNTLKLRASYGANGNIGGIGAYALQGVYNSSTYNPNGSLLYKHNYDNQVGFLMTDLAVPNLKWESLITKEVGLETRLLNRLDLSVSYYHRTTSDKIATLLLPASAGFTSITTNNGDMQNQGVEIDLNYQAIRANDFTLSFNWNTAYNKNKILKLPYNGVENNRQNGFQVYNPSTMELEWVGGLQEGQDPNVAYAYEALGIIRTQQDLDNYALQLKDLIGARTLVHPDVFNAMTASEKALHYPLALGDVMWRDVNNDGIINSYDRVYMGNTVPRWTGGFGLYSTYKDFSLSARFDYALGYVAYDGPRAWFLGMMQGTFNTTTEVLDTYSPENTNAKYPTYYWADQLFKNNTSRESSMFYNKGNYLAFREISLAYRLPRSLANKIKMEDLSVSVTGQNLQYWTANTLFSAESGSIGQGGGGYPLPRTVIFGLQLTF, translated from the coding sequence ATGAAAAACCTATATGATCAATCTTTGCGGAGGGTCCTCTTGTTGGCCTTTTTGTGCTGCCTCAACCTCGCAGCATTTTCGCAAACTGCTTTAAATGGAACGGTTACAGACCCAGAAGGAAATCCACTTGTAGGGGTGACAGTTTCCAATCAAACCCAAGGACATGTTACAAAGACCGACGAACAGGGAGAGTTTAGCGTTCAAGCTAAAGTATCGGATGTCATAGCATTTTCTTCAATCGGATATCAATCACACAAACTAACCTTAGCGAACCTAGGTTCGGTAAGGATTTCATTAAACCCAACAGGAGAAGATCTAGAAGAAGTCGTGGTTTTAGGCTATGGTAGCATTAAGAAATCAAACCTGACGGGTTCTGTGTCCAGATTGGACAAGCGCGTTTTAGAGACTGGAGTTCGTTCTAACCCAGCATCGGCATTGGCAGGAACCATTCCTGGCCTACGTGTTCAACAGACTTCTGGTCGTCCGGGTTCAGTTCCAAACATCGTATTGCGTGGAGGAACAACCTATGGGGGCGGAGGATCCCCGTTGGTGATCGTGGATGGTTTGATCCGTTCGGGTTTCTCCGATATCAACCAAGATGACATTGAGTCCATCGACGTATTAAAGGATGCATCTGCCACGGCTATTTATGGTGCTAGAGCATCAAACGGGGTGGTATTGATTACCACAAAACGTGGTAAAGATGGCGTGTCCAATATTTCGCTGAAATCTAAGATCGGGGTCAATTCCTTGAATATCCCTTTTGAGTTCTTGGATGCCAAGGACTATTTGTACTGGTCGAGAAAAGGGGTGCAGACCTCTGGCATGTACCAACCCAACCAGTTGAACCAATTGACTTCAGTGGGTCCTTTTGGTACTGGGAACAAGTATAAGGATGATCAGGGCAATATATTAGATGGAAACAAGGTGAGCAATGCCGTTTGGAGTACCATGTTCTTGGATGATTCCAACAGGGAATTATTGGGCCAAGGGTACCAAACCATGATCGATCCTGTTACAGGGAAAGAATTGATCTATAAAGATTTTGATTATACCGATTATGCATTGCGCAAAAATGCCCTGACCCAAGATTATAACCTTGCCGTGCAGGGGGGAAATGATAAGAGTAAATACTATGCAAGTTTGGGTAAATACTATGAGCAAGGGGTGCCAATTGGAACCAATTATGATCGTTTGACCTTTATCCTAAATGGTGATTACAAAATCAAACCTTGGATTACTTCCAATTCAGGCTTGAATTTCGCGAATACCAAATGGAGAGATGCCATCAATGGGGAAGGTAATTATATGACCCGTGCTTTGGGGGCTCCTCCAACCATGCGTGGCTTTAACGCAAATGGAGATCTTTTGGTTGGCCGTGACTGGCAAGATGGTAACCCAGCGGTAAACAATGATCGTTTTATCCGCAATAACCAAAACCAGAAATTTACGATGTCCCAAGCTTTTGTCATTGACCTTTATGAAGGGCTGAGCTTGAGAACAAGTGGTAACTGGTTTATCAACCAAACCAACAATGAATCCTTCAACAGGGATTATTTAGCCAGTCCAGGTAACTGGGTGCGAACTCGAAACTCATCGGCAAGCTATGACAAGATTTTGAACCAAACCTATAATGCGGTTTTAAACTATAAAAACACCTTTGGCGAGAAACATAATTTTGATGCCATGGCAGGATGGGAATTCTTTGATTCCTACAATACAGGATTTTCAGCATCGGGTTCAGGTGCACCATCGGATGACTTCATGGATCTAGGTTTGACCAGTACCGAAGCAAACCGTCGTGGTATCGATTCTTACCATGTCCGTAATAGGATCACTTCGTTTTTCGGACGTTTGAACTATGATTATGACCAACGCTATCTAATGACCTTGACCTTGCGTCGTGATGGCTATTCAAACCTATTGAATAATCGTTGGGGAACTTTCCCAGGGGTGTCATTAGGTTGGAACCTTCATAATGAAGACTTCTTCGCCAATATTATGGGCACTGACCAAGTGGTCAACACCTTAAAATTAAGGGCTAGTTATGGTGCGAACGGAAATATTGGCGGCATTGGAGCTTATGCTTTGCAAGGGGTATATAATTCTTCGACCTATAACCCCAATGGATCCCTACTCTATAAACACAATTACGACAACCAAGTTGGATTTTTAATGACGGACCTAGCCGTGCCTAACCTGAAATGGGAGAGTTTGATTACCAAAGAAGTAGGTTTAGAAACCAGATTGTTAAATAGGTTAGATCTATCGGTATCCTATTATCATAGAACGACTTCGGATAAAATCGCAACCTTGTTGTTGCCAGCGTCAGCAGGATTTACTTCCATTACGACCAACAATGGTGACATGCAAAACCAAGGGGTAGAGATAGACTTAAATTACCAAGCGATCCGTGCAAATGATTTTACCTTGAGCTTCAACTGGAATACTGCCTACAACAAGAACAAGATCTTAAAGCTGCCATATAATGGGGTTGAGAACAACCGTCAGAATGGTTTCCAAGTCTATAACCCAAGTACCATGGAATTAGAATGGGTTGGAGGCCTACAAGAAGGACAGGATCCGAATGTGGCTTATGCATACGAGGCCTTGGGCATTATCCGTACTCAACAGGACCTGGATAATTATGCCCTGCAGCTAAAGGATTTGATCGGAGCGAGAACCTTGGTGCATCCGGATGTGTTCAATGCGATGACGGCTTCAGAGAAAGCCCTGCATTATCCATTGGCCTTAGGGGACGTGATGTGGAGAGATGTCAATAATGATGGCATCATCAATTCCTACGATAGGGTTTACATGGGGAATACCGTACCACGTTGGACTGGAGGATTTGGTCTTTATTCCACTTACAAGGATTTTTCCTTGAGTGCAAGATTTGATTATGCATTGGGCTATGTTGCCTATGATGGACCAAGAGCTTGGTTTTTGGGGATGATGCAAGGAACGTTCAATACGACCACGGAAGTATTGGATACCTATAGCCCAGAAAACACGAACGCAAAATATCCAACCTATTACTGGGCGGACCAATTGTTCAAGAACAATACCAGTCGAGAAAGTAGCATGTTCTACAATAAAGGTAATTATTTGGCATTCCGGGAGATTTCCTTGGCATATCGTTTACCGAGATCTTTGGCGAACAAGATCAAGATGGAAGATTTAAGTGTTTCAGTAACCGGACAGAACCTTCAATACTGGACAGCCAATACCCTGTTTTCTGCGGAAAGTGGGTCGATTGGACAGGGAGGGGGTGGTTACCCACTACCAAGAACGGTCATTTTTGGTCTTCAATTAACCTTTTAA
- a CDS encoding RagB/SusD family nutrient uptake outer membrane protein translates to MKKILIALAIAATSITFSSCSKMELDLTPEDYFASGSFWKTQDQVKGAMVGIHSQLRNAQQTLWSFGELRGGTLRDGTSFTGTASLNSSSIIIQDVRESSPGFSSWANLYGQIFQINNFIFQVESATYLSDAEKGYYLGQAYGLRAFYYFNLFRTWGRVPLVAEAKVANQAPSSAEELYTSRSKTEKETLDFIKADVEKSVSSFNNDYNILSQKAQWSLAATQMLKTEVYLWSAKVKIDGNAPASTAQDLQTAKAAVEAVIPKFTLVNDYANVFATASSAANKGNSETIFTLRYQYGEATSFFNNFLYAQSDDISGYVDDKGEAIPADPLKISNTGIIRYEYKYGLYQLYEAADSRANATFLNFNKGDVHAVVLRKFLGTIVEGVRSYSDDYPIYRLADAYLLLAEIKNKLGQDPTNEIMLVRNRAYKGSAPQFVNGGFEANELAIFYERTKEFVSEGKRWYDLRRMQDASGTPLVFRKDLNLVGVLDNNDSQKHKILWPIDLGTLSADPKLDGDQNPGYSGT, encoded by the coding sequence ATGAAAAAGATATTAATAGCCTTAGCAATAGCGGCAACGAGCATAACATTTTCCTCTTGTAGCAAGATGGAATTGGATTTAACCCCAGAGGATTATTTCGCAAGTGGATCTTTCTGGAAAACACAGGATCAAGTAAAAGGAGCAATGGTTGGTATCCATAGCCAATTAAGAAATGCGCAGCAAACCTTATGGAGTTTTGGAGAGTTAAGAGGTGGAACTTTGCGAGATGGAACCAGTTTTACAGGTACTGCATCCCTAAACTCGAGTTCGATCATCATCCAAGATGTGCGTGAAAGCAGTCCTGGTTTTAGCAGCTGGGCCAACCTTTATGGACAGATCTTCCAGATCAATAACTTTATATTCCAAGTGGAATCGGCAACCTACCTGTCAGATGCGGAGAAAGGATATTATTTAGGGCAGGCCTATGGATTGCGTGCTTTCTATTATTTCAATCTGTTCCGGACTTGGGGAAGGGTTCCTTTGGTTGCTGAAGCGAAGGTAGCCAATCAGGCACCGAGTTCAGCTGAAGAGTTGTACACTTCCCGTAGTAAAACGGAAAAAGAAACCTTAGACTTTATTAAAGCGGACGTTGAAAAATCAGTTTCTAGTTTCAACAATGACTATAATATCCTAAGCCAAAAAGCGCAGTGGTCCTTGGCTGCGACACAGATGTTGAAAACGGAGGTGTATCTATGGTCCGCCAAGGTAAAGATTGACGGAAATGCTCCGGCAAGTACTGCACAAGATCTTCAGACTGCAAAAGCTGCTGTAGAGGCCGTAATACCAAAATTCACCCTAGTCAATGATTATGCGAATGTCTTTGCGACGGCAAGTTCAGCTGCCAATAAAGGAAATTCGGAAACCATTTTTACTTTGAGGTACCAATATGGTGAGGCGACCAGTTTCTTCAATAACTTTCTGTATGCACAGAGTGATGATATTTCAGGCTACGTAGATGATAAAGGTGAGGCCATTCCAGCAGATCCTTTGAAAATTTCCAATACGGGCATTATCCGTTATGAATACAAATATGGCCTATATCAACTGTATGAAGCAGCAGATAGCAGAGCCAATGCAACTTTCTTAAACTTTAACAAGGGCGATGTGCATGCAGTGGTACTCCGTAAATTCTTGGGTACCATTGTGGAAGGCGTACGAAGCTATTCAGATGACTATCCGATTTACCGCTTAGCCGATGCTTATCTGTTATTGGCAGAAATCAAGAATAAATTGGGGCAAGATCCGACTAATGAAATCATGTTGGTGCGAAACAGGGCTTATAAAGGTTCGGCTCCACAATTTGTAAACGGAGGGTTTGAAGCCAATGAACTTGCCATTTTTTATGAGAGGACCAAGGAGTTTGTTTCAGAGGGTAAGCGTTGGTATGATCTACGCCGCATGCAAGATGCCTCAGGAACGCCATTGGTTTTTCGTAAGGACCTGAATTTGGTTGGGGTGTTGGACAACAATGATTCCCAAAAACATAAAATTCTTTGGCCTATTGACCTTGGAACGCTATCGGCGGATCCGAAGTTAGATGGAGACCAAAATCCTGGATATTCAGGAACTTAA